Genomic window (Musa acuminata AAA Group cultivar baxijiao chromosome BXJ1-9, Cavendish_Baxijiao_AAA, whole genome shotgun sequence):
ATGTATACTCCATTCTACAAGCTGTTACTTGGCAACTTTTTGTATAAACTTTCAAATCCATAAAACCCATAAAAAGTATACTCCATTCTATAAGCTATTAGTTGGCAACTTTTTGTATATAACTTTCAACAAAGATGTAGCAATGAAACTACAAGACAGTGAACCTAGATGCTTCTGAGTTGGATAGTTTTTTCACTTAAGATGAGTGCAGTGCATATTTCATGGCCAAGTTCTGAATTTCAGTCATCATAAAGTAATGATTGACAACTGGCATGTTTATACAAGATCTCAAGTGACGAAAAAATGGATAACTTACTGACAACACTAAAATGATCATATTTAATTTGCTTGACTGATACTGGAATGACAAAAGCTTTCTTCAATGTAGTGGGGCAACTTTGAAAGATATAAATGAAAGATCATACAACTTAAACATAATGTATTACCAGAATGTGATATATAGATATCCATAACATTACTAATCCACTCCATCATGGCTGCAAATTCGTTAGATTTCCcatatatcataaaaaaaaaaagatctggaCTGTTagatattttatgggaatattctttcAACCATGTGTTTTTCTAATCTAATGGATATcttaattaaattcatattttctCCACAGAAAGTCCAATTACTGAATCTTTCAGACTTAGAATAATAACAATGTTAAGAGTATAGGTAGGATAAGCATTAATTAGTATCAGATTTAGCAGTAAAATCATTAAGCTTTATTATGAATCATTTTAGTGAAAGAAACCTTAGAAGAGCTATTTACtttccatattttttttattacaacCTAGTTCCCATTGCAACAAggctaataattttaatataatctTTACATTGTTTGATTGCAATAGTTGTGATGTTGTTGCCTTTGTTCATCTTTTTTTAGTTTCCTCTACATGGCAAGAACTTGTAGTTGTGAAAAGTAATAAAACTCACAATATAAAGTAAGGAAGATCTTATGACCAAACAGGAATAGAATTTATTGTAAATCTTAACACTCCAACACAATCATGTAACTGATTAAATAAAACAAGAAACCTAAAGATTCAATTTGAGCTGCAAAATAAGTTACTAGAGGACATTATGAAGAAATAATCAATGGATATAATAAACTTTTAATGCATCATAAGAATATGCAAAACCTATCCATGTTCAACCTACTCATATAACATTACTTGGTTCCATGTCTGATCCTTCCATAACAGGGCCATAAATCAAAAAGCGACGTTATTTTATTGTCCATAAAGAGAAAAGGACGAATTAGCTTCCAAATTAAAGCTTCGAAGGTTTCGGGAAGATATCTGGAGTGAACTTCTGCGCTGCACTTATACTACCCTTGATCTTCATAGCTCCCCTGCAACCAACAAAAGAAAAACACCAAGAAATATCAATAATCAAGCAAATGTCTTTCTTTTTTCCAGATGAGAAAGGAAAGAAATTATAAAGGAACAACTAATTGTAATCACCTAATGAATGCGATCTGCGGATTCATCTTTCCTGTAGCAATAGAGAGGAAATCCTTATCGGTGAACGAGAAGGTCGCATCTGGTTTTCCATCATACGGGCCTAGCATAGACAAATCACAAAAACAAATACATCAATTCTACGA
Coding sequences:
- the LOC135593870 gene encoding sterol carrier protein 2-like: MESSLQSAGLLEQMKIHLSTDAGKEVTKKIGLVYQLNIAPKKIGVDEEIFVVDLKQGKVTKGPYDGKPDATFSFTDKDFLSIATGKMNPQIAFIRGAMKIKGSISAAQKFTPDIFPKPSKL